The sequence below is a genomic window from Alkalidesulfovibrio alkalitolerans DSM 16529.
CAAGGGCTCGGACGGCGGGGGCTCTTTGGCCTTGGCCACGGCCCGGCCGTCAGGCAGGCTCCCGCAGGCGTCCCGCTTGTGTTTAGGGACGCAGGATAGTACGAGGGGCGGTCGATTTCAACATCCATTTCGAGGCGGGGCGCATGCCGGAAAACGGCGAAAACAGCATCTGGATCAACGCGGGCGAGGCCTCGGGCGACATGCACGGCGCGGCGCTCATCCGGGCTCTTTCGGCCCGCGATCCGAAACTCCGCTTTATCGGCATGGGCGGTCCGGCCATGGCCGAGGCGGGCATGGAGCTTCTCTACGAGAGCCGCATGCTCTCCACGCTCGGGCTGACCGAGGTTTTCCACGCCCTGCCGCGCATCGTGCGCATGCTCGCGGGCACCTGGCGGGAACTCAAGCGCAGGCGGCCAAAGGCCCTGATTCTGCTCGACACGCCGGACTACAATTTCTTTTTGGCCCGCATGGCCCGCCGCCTGTCCATCCCCTGCTATTTCTACATCAGCCCGCAGGTCTGGGCCTGGCGCACGGGGCGGGTCCGCTTCCTGGCCAGGCACGCCCGCGAGATACTGTGCATCCTGCCCTTCGAGCAGGCCTTCTACGAATCGCACGGCGTGCGCGCGGCCTTCATCGGCCATCCGCTCATGGATGAGATTCCCTTCGCCGAAATCGACGCCATGACGCCCGAGGCGGATTTGGTGGGCATTCTGCCCGGCAGCAGGCGAAAGGAGCTGCACGCGCTCCTGACCGAGTTCGGCGCGGCCGCGCGCGAGCTTTCGCGCGCCCGCCCCGGCCTTCGCTTCGAGGTCATCCGCGCGCCCTCGGTGGAGCGCGAGGCGTTGCTCGCGGGCTGGCCTTCGGACGTGCCCATGACCATCGTGGAGCCAAGCGACCGTTACCGGGCCATGCGCCGGGCCTCGCTGCTCGTCGCGGCCTCGGGCACCGTGACGCTCGAATCGGCGCTCATCGGGACGCCGACCGTGGTGTGCTACCGGCTCTCGAACCTGACCTTCGCCCTGGCGCGCAGGATCATCGACGTGAAGTACGTCAGCCTGCCGAACCTCATCCTCGACGAGGCGGTCTTTCCCGAGCTTCTGCAGGACGACGCGCGCGCCCCCGGCATCACGGCCAAGGCCTTGGAATGGCTGGACGAGCCCGCCAGGCTCGATCGGGTCCGCGCGCGGCTGGCGGATCTTCGCTCGCGCATGGGCGAACCCGGCGCGCCGGGCCGCGCGGCCGCGATCATCCTGGATGATCTGGCCGCGCTTGGCGGCAAAACCGTCTGAATATCGTCCTTCTTCAGCCTTCCCCGCCCAGCCCCATGCCCGGCCGCATCTCGCGGCCGGAAAGGTCGGTCTCGTACCCGCCCAGGTCGCGCACATGCGCCTGAAAGGCCGGGTCGCGCACGATGGCGAGCAGCGCCGCGATGCGCGGATCGTCCAGGGCCGCGCGCGGGATGAGCAGGTCGTAGCGCTCGCGCGCCAGGGGCACGAAGCCCAGATCCAGCGCCTTGGCCGCCGCGTAAACGCCCAGTCCGCAGTCCGCCGTGCCCGTGCGCACGTTCACGGCCACGGCCATGTGCGTGAACTCCTCCTTGTCGTAGCCGCGCACCTGGTCGGGCCTGATCTTGGCCAGCTTCAAGTGGTGGTCGAGGAGGATGCGCGTGCCCGCGCCGCGCTGGCGGTTGGCGAAGACCACGTCCGGCCGCGCGAGGTCGGCCACGCCCGCGATGTTCTTGGGATTGCCCTTTGGCACGATCAATCCCTGATGGCGCACGGCCAGGGCGATCACGGCCACGTCCAGGTCCGGCGCGTGGCGCGCGAGGAAGGGAAAGTTGAAGTCGTTTGTCTCGGGGTCGAAGAGGTGCGCCCCGGCGCACAGCGCCTGCCTGGACGAGAGGGCCGCGATGCCGCCCATGCTGCCCACGTGGGACGAGGCCAGCCGCACCGGCTCGGGCTGGCCCATCAGCGCGTCGGCCAAAAGGTCGAGCGTGTTGTCGTGGCTGCCCACCACCACCAGCGTGGCGTCGAGCTCCTCCTGGGACACGTAGAGTTCGGCCTGAACGGTCTCGCCCGCCTCCACTCCCTCGCACGCGGCCGGGAGCGCGGCCACGGCCTGGGCGTTGGTCAGCGAGGTGATGAGTCCGGCCCCGCGCGCCAGGGGCAGGCCCACGTAGTCCTCGCCCACGCGGCCCACGGCCAGGCGCACGAACTCCTCCATGCCGGGCCGTGAGGGCACGCGGCGGGCCAGGCGCACGGGCAGCCGCGCGCGGCGCGGCGCGGCCCGGCCTTCGAGCCAGCAGCACAGGGGCAGGACGAGTTTTTCGAAGGCCACGGCCGCAGACACCGGGTAGCCCGGCGCGCCCGCGAGAAGCGAGCCGTTTTCGGCCACGCCGAGCAGGGCGGGCTTGCCCGGCATGGCGGCCACGCCATGCACCACCACCCGGCCCAGGCGTTCCATCACGCCGCGCGTGTAGTCCTTGGTTCCGGCGGACGAGCCCGCGCCGAGCACGACCACGTTGAATCCGGCCGCAAGCGCCTTTCTCGCCGCCGCTTCGAGCGCGGCCGGATCGTCGGGCACGGGCGCGAAGCGCTCGGCCCTGATGCCCGCGTTTTTGGCCATGTTCACGAGCATCACCGAATTGCTCTCCACGACCTGGCCCGGGCCGGGCACGGGACGCTCGGTGTAGTCCAGCACCTCGTCGCCCGTGGGGATCACGGCCATGCGCGCCGTGCCCGTGACCTCGACCTCGAAGACGCCCGCCGAGAGCAGGGCGGCCAGATCGAAGGCCGTGAGGGTGCGGCCGCGCGGCAGCACCAGTTCCGTGGCCACGATGTCCTCGCCGATGCGGCGCACGTGCTGCCAGGGAAAGGCCGGGGCCTCGATGAGCGCCGCGCCGTCG
It includes:
- the lpxB gene encoding lipid-A-disaccharide synthase, which translates into the protein MPENGENSIWINAGEASGDMHGAALIRALSARDPKLRFIGMGGPAMAEAGMELLYESRMLSTLGLTEVFHALPRIVRMLAGTWRELKRRRPKALILLDTPDYNFFLARMARRLSIPCYFYISPQVWAWRTGRVRFLARHAREILCILPFEQAFYESHGVRAAFIGHPLMDEIPFAEIDAMTPEADLVGILPGSRRKELHALLTEFGAAARELSRARPGLRFEVIRAPSVEREALLAGWPSDVPMTIVEPSDRYRAMRRASLLVAASGTVTLESALIGTPTVVCYRLSNLTFALARRIIDVKYVSLPNLILDEAVFPELLQDDARAPGITAKALEWLDEPARLDRVRARLADLRSRMGEPGAPGRAAAIILDDLAALGGKTV
- a CDS encoding molybdopterin biosynthesis protein, whose amino-acid sequence is MNRTLYLDTVPIPDALTALKKELDRDALIAPETIPTDQALSRVLAGPVIARYSSPTFHAAAMDGIAVAAETTFAAREGSPVRLSPGSGFTSVNTGNPLPEGRDAVIMAEHVTFDADGAALIEAPAFPWQHVRRIGEDIVATELVLPRGRTLTAFDLAALLSAGVFEVEVTGTARMAVIPTGDEVLDYTERPVPGPGQVVESNSVMLVNMAKNAGIRAERFAPVPDDPAALEAAARKALAAGFNVVVLGAGSSAGTKDYTRGVMERLGRVVVHGVAAMPGKPALLGVAENGSLLAGAPGYPVSAAVAFEKLVLPLCCWLEGRAAPRRARLPVRLARRVPSRPGMEEFVRLAVGRVGEDYVGLPLARGAGLITSLTNAQAVAALPAACEGVEAGETVQAELYVSQEELDATLVVVGSHDNTLDLLADALMGQPEPVRLASSHVGSMGGIAALSSRQALCAGAHLFDPETNDFNFPFLARHAPDLDVAVIALAVRHQGLIVPKGNPKNIAGVADLARPDVVFANRQRGAGTRILLDHHLKLAKIRPDQVRGYDKEEFTHMAVAVNVRTGTADCGLGVYAAAKALDLGFVPLARERYDLLIPRAALDDPRIAALLAIVRDPAFQAHVRDLGGYETDLSGREMRPGMGLGGEG